Proteins from a genomic interval of Zingiber officinale cultivar Zhangliang chromosome 1B, Zo_v1.1, whole genome shotgun sequence:
- the LOC121974347 gene encoding F-box protein At1g67340-like: MGISGRGADSGRKRTRTAEKGDLFDVLPDELVVAVLCKLSASAESPANLIAVLVVCKRFNRLGLDPVVLSRASAESLAVKAKSWSDFSHRFLKRCADSGNREACYILGMIRFYCLRNRRSGLSLMAQAAIRNHAPALFSLAVIQFNGSGKSKIDKNPEAGVALCARAASLGDVDAMRVLGHCLQDGYGVRRNLAEGRRFLLLANAREFATFLHSSSSSSSSPLRRHTNRCGSLLKDLDLWMRSTPPPEPHPASRFMEEWFASRSEVLKREELSLCFNSRCGRPETRRHEFWLCSACSLVKYCSRACQATHWRSSHKAECEPFEQWLNVAAAAAGGGEVEAPVEGDAGRDVPILD; encoded by the exons ATGGGGATCTCCGGAAGAGGAGCAGATTCAGGTCGGAAGAGGACGCGTACGGCGGAGAAGGGCGATTTGTTCGACGTCCTTCCCGACGAGCTCGTAGTGGCGGTCCTGTGCAAACTGAGCGCCTCCGCTGAGAGTCCCGCCAATCTGATCGCCGTCTTAGTAGT GTGTAAGAGATTCAATCGTCTGGGACTCGATCCCGTGGTTCTCTCGAGAGCATCGGCGGAATCGCTCGCCGTGAAAGCCAAGAGCTGGTCGGATTTCTCCCATAGATTCTTGAAACGCTGTGCCGATTCCGGAAACAGGGAAGCTTGTTACATCCTGGGCATG ATCCGCTTCTACTGCTTGAGGAATCGGAGGAGTGGTCTCTCGCTTATGGCACAGGCAGCGATCCGGAACCACGCGCCAGCGCTCTTCTCGTTGGCGGTCATCCAGTTCAACGGAAGTGGGAAATCTAAGATCGACAAGAATCCCGAAGCCGGCGTGGCCCTCTGTGCCCGGGCTGCCTCCCTCGGTGACGTGGACGCGATGCGAGTTCTAGGCCATTGCCTCCAGGACGGCTACGGCGTGCGCCGCAACCTCGCCGAGGGCCGCCGCTTCCTCCTGCTGGCCAACGCACGTGAGTTCGCTACCTTCCTgcactcctcctcctcctcctcctcctccccgcTTCGGCGCCACACAAATCGTTGTGGCTCTCTTCTCAAAGATTTAGATTTATGGATGCGTTCCACGCCACCGCCGGAGCCGCACCCGGCGAGCCGCTTCATGGAGGAGTGGTTTGCGTCGAGGAGCGAAGTTTTGAAGAGGGAGGAGCTCAGTCTGTGCTTCAACAGCCGATGCGGCAGGCCGGAGACGCGGAGGCACGAGTTTTGGCTCTGCTCTGCGTGTAGCCTCGTCAAGTACTGCTCAAGGGCGTGCCAGGCCACGCACTGGAGGTCGTCTCACAAGGCCGAGTGCGAGCCTTTCGAGCAGTGGCTGaacgtcgccgccgccgccgctggcGGCGGTGAAGTCGAAGCCCCAGTGGAGGGTGATGCCGGCCGTGACGTGCCGATACTTGATTAG